The following nucleotide sequence is from Planifilum fimeticola.
CGGTCCATTTTTCCCAATCCGCCACCGATCCCCGCACCTCCATGGAATTAGACGCCACTTTCAGGAATTGGGCGCCGAGCTTCCAGTGCACGCGCAGCCAGGGATCGAAGGGGGCACCATCCTCCTGCCGCCAGCGGATGTACCGCTCCATCGGCGTGAGGGGGTACAAGCTCTTGCGGTTGGGGCGCACCGGCGCGATCAAACGAGAGAAGCCGTGTTCTTGGGCCAACTGTTTCATTGCGGATACCGCCCGGCTGCTGAGCCCCTTTCCCCGGTGGCTTTTGGCCACGATCACCGCAAGGGCGCACAGAGTGTTGGGGGGATGACGGCGCTCTCCGAATCCTCTGACGAGGGCGCCGTCATAGCCTGAGGGAAGGTTTTCCACGGTTCCGTCCCAGGCCAGCGGAAGGGCGTGTCCGCTGGCCTGGACGTTTTCCCGTTCATCGCACAGGACGAATTGCAGGGACGGGAAATCCCTGAGCACCCGGTCCCAGTATTCGGCGTTGTGCCGGTCTCCCTCGATCACGTAGTTTGGAAAGGATCCTTCATGTACCTTTTCAAGCCCCTCAAACAGGTCCGGCCGTCGTTCAAGGGTGTGGACGTTCAGTGAATCCATCCGGAATCATCCTTCCCGCCGGTCATG
It contains:
- a CDS encoding GNAT family N-acetyltransferase, whose amino-acid sequence is MDSLNVHTLERRPDLFEGLEKVHEGSFPNYVIEGDRHNAEYWDRVLRDFPSLQFVLCDERENVQASGHALPLAWDGTVENLPSGYDGALVRGFGERRHPPNTLCALAVIVAKSHRGKGLSSRAVSAMKQLAQEHGFSRLIAPVRPNRKSLYPLTPMERYIRWRQEDGAPFDPWLRVHWKLGAQFLKVASNSMEVRGSVADWEKWTGMRFPESGEYVVPGALTPVAINREKDEGIYLDPNVWMAYRL